Genomic DNA from Oryza sativa Japonica Group chromosome 5, ASM3414082v1:
atacctaaatattttttttaaaaaaaatcatattcatttgaattgggtatatactcaatttgaatcttgaTGCCCAGGTACCATGGTGCCCCAGTTAATTTTACTATGTTCATGTGTGCTTGGCATAGATAATCAAGACAATAAGTGATTAATTTGTAGTACTACCTCTAAAGTGTGTTGTTCTCAGTTTTAGGCCATCAGGAGCAGGAATTGTTTGAGAAGTGGATGTTTTGGGGAGACCACGATGTGTTGTTCTCAATATTAGGCCGTCAAAAGAGCAGGAATTGTTTGAAAAGTGGATGTTTTATGCCGTTTAGTTGATTGTTAGTAGTGGTTGAGGTATCTAGACTTTATAGTGAGGTTTCCTGTTAGTTTCTATAAAATGTTTTCGGGTTGTGTTTTGTTGGATATGTAGCTTTGGCAAGAAGAATCGGACTACTGCTGTTTGGGTAGTTAATTTGATTCAGCTGGATAGTGCCTTTTGAAAGTAGATTTGGTACAATGTTCTTAATTTGAATGTCAAGATTGATGCGAGTATAAAATTATGGTCGCATGCTGCAAGATGAAGAACATATGGAGAATGTCAAGATAGTATTATATTGTTCTCCTGctgttttattttttggcaaaatttactACACGACAcgcaaaaaacgtgtaattggctGAGGGACACCGAAAAACGTGGCACCGCTCATGGACACTACAAAAGTTGTGTAATTGGCCGTAGGATACCGGAtgtattattttatcattttcgGGATGAAAGTGGTGAGATTTTTATTGAAATGTCTGGATTGCCTCCCGAGTGTCGACGACATCCAGCGCTGAAATTCGGTGGGGTGAGCGTCCAAGAAATCAAATTCGGTGGGGCTGGAAACGGATCACTTCCTCCCTTGCCCCCTATCCTCTCGCCGTTGGGAGCTGGCTGCCACCTCCAATGGCTAAACCCCTCCTCCCAGCTACCGCtgcggcagcagcagctcgcctcccctcccgcctcgCCATAGGCGCGGCCCCACCTCTCCgcgtcctccccttcttcctctacccgccgccgccgagccctgTCATCAGCAAGGGCAGGGATGTCGAGGACGCCACCGTCGGCTGCCCCGTCTGCGGCGTGTTCATGCAGGACGCCGACCCCAACCTGCCCGGCTTCTTCAAGAACCCCTCCCGCCTCTCTGACGATGAGATGGGGGAAGACTGGTCGCCTCTTGCCGCCGAGCTTGATGGATTTATTGGAAATGACGAGGGGAATGATGTGCCGTCAGAATCTGATCTTTAGAAAGGAAGGAGGAGTAGAGGGGGGCATTCCCATCATTTAGAAATTTCTCTCCCCTCTTTCAGCccaaaaatgataaaataatgtgTCCGGTGTCCTATAGCTAATTACACAACTTTTATAGTATCCATGGGCAACGCCACGTTTTTTCGGTGTCTCTCAGCCAATTACACTTTTTTGCGtgccctgtagcaaattttacgctttttttttttttggcaatctTACTGCCTGCATAGTCTAATCCTATAGAATCTACTCGTACTGTCAGGACAGCCTTTGTTTTGAGGCGAACTTTGTACTAAATTTTTAGAACATGTCCATTGTCAAGATTATCTTCTTGGTATCTCGCCACACAATTTTGGTCAGATGGGAAGCAAGGCATAGCATAGGTTGGTACTAACTAGAACTCACATGGTGCATTGATCATGTGGTCTTGTACTAGTTTTATTTTCATTACGTTGGACTCACCTGGTGCGCCGTTGATCACTTGATCATCCACAAACAGCAGATGAAAAACACACCAGGTACAGGAGAACCTTGATTATTAACTGATCAGTCGAACGAAAACCGATCTGTTCACAGTTTCAATTAGAGAGGTTTGCCaaccaatttcattaagatttggAGGAAATACAGTAAAATGTTACAATGACATTACAATACCGCGGTAGCCAGTGAAGGACCCCATCCAACCAAGAACGAGAAAAGAAAGCAGGGCTAAACCCCGCAGATAGTCATGGCAATTACTCGCGAAATTGGGAGAAAATCCCAGCCACCCCCCAGACAGCAATTTCCTCTTTAATATCCTCCGCCAGTTGATCCAGCGTTTTGGACACGTGTTGGAAAATTTTTGCATTACGCTCCTTCCAAATCAACCAACAAATTAGCATGAATGCACTATCAAAATCCGTTCTGTAGCTTGTCCGGAAACAGCGTCTTGTTGCCAACCACCAGTCAGCCAGTGTGTTCTCCTCATCTGCCGGAGTTTGGAAGCTAGCATTGCACCATCTTCTTTCTGATAATTCTCCACACCGCCGCCGTGAAGTCGCAACCAACAGGTGGTGGCAGTCCTCGTCTTGAAGCTTCAAGCTAGACATGCCATCGTACATGTTATCAGGTCTATGCCAGAACGGCATATCCAGCACAAAACCAAGCCAAGCGAATTAAGGGCAGAAATGACTATCTTGACGTAGGGGAAATGGTTGTGCTCCACAACAATATTCAGGGGAGCACCTACACAAGAAAGGgaaataaaaaacaaagaaaatggtTTGATTCCTTCCATACCGTCTATCTTTCATATGTAAGAACTTGAGTTAAAAACCTACCATACCTGCCATCTCATGCACGCTTCTTTAACATCTTCAGTAGTGTAAATGCAGCAGTGCCAAATAGCCTTCTGGACTGATGGATGCTTGTTAGTTGTGGGGTTTTTCCCAACAAACCAACATCAACTGGAAAAGACCCTTTATCCTTCAGTTTATTTCCAGAACCACCGGCCATATAAAGCTTTGGAAGAGATGGCTGACAGTCATCCATGGGCGCATAGGATGGGAAGAGTTTTACAGTAAAGCGAGATGTTAACACTGATCTCCAATATGGGAAGAACATATTCCTTGTTTGTTCAAGTTCTTGTCTACTTGGTAATTTATTTCCAACAGCCTAGTTCACAAATCAATCAGAATCTCCATGTCAGAAGCCATGCAACAAAAGTTGACAAAACAAAGACACAACACTCTGTGTAAGTCTAAACATATCACTGTTGTTTTCTCAATGACTAATCACAAGGTAATCAATCATACAATCATCTAGGAACAGTTGACTGGATCCTAAAACTTTACGGAAGGTTAGTTTGTCACTTTTAGACATTGACCATCGAGGACCATACATCAACATGCCAGGGCTGGGCAGGAGACTTGTTGCCTGGCAGCTCTAGGCCTATAGCATTATATCAGACGGGAACGGGTATAAATATAATAGACTGGAGAATTCTAGCAATGCCAGATACATATGGGAGAATTCAAGCAAAGGCTCAAGTGGCCAGGTAGTCAGATAAACCATTGCTGCCAGATAGTCAGTAACAAAGTTTATGAACACAGTTACAACCTAATGTCTCCCAGGGTTATagtcttgtattttttttactgctATATCAATAGAAACTTTGCACTGTTTGGTGCTGTTCGTTCGAGAAAAAAGAACAGCACAATTGAGAGTTGAAATGAATTACTGATGTGGAAAGGTCATGCAAGTAATTAGTACTAATTTTCAAAAGAACTTGATAATGTTGGTGTTTGGTTCAAATATTGCTTAGCCAGGATCTAACACAGGTAAATGAATTAAAATCTGAATCCAAATAATATCTCTACGAAATAATACATTTCTATTCCATCTCTGCAATCCAAATGCCAATTGCAACCACATACAGCAAAACCCCCTGCATCTCAGGTGTCAAAACATGCGTATAAATTACTAGCACAATGACAACTAAACCGTAATAAACCGGTTGTGAAGTTCTTTAAATTAGACAATCCAGCCATTCCATAAGCATAACAATTGGTCCAGACTGTACAAACCACAGATACTAGAGTTTACCAAATCAGGATTATCCTTAAATCTTGCAACCAAATCAGATTTCAAACATAACAAAAAGAACATATGTGTATTTTAGTCCTTAAATCAACCAGTCAGCAATATTTAACTTCACTGGTCCAAAATAACTTCTCCATCCAAAAGAACTGATTTTTTTTGAGACCTTTGCCCCTGACAATCTCAACATGCAAaatggcaaaaagaaaaaaagggaggcAGTTTCCATATACTTACATTTTTAGCTTCAACATTCCGATTAGGCGATTCTCCAGATGCCTTGGTCATGCCAGAATCTTCTGTTTCACACAATAGAATTATTAGGGCATATTTTAAGAAATTTGAGAAAAGTATCTGATATGTTGTCCTGTCCTGTGAGAACAGATACTCACCATGTTTGCACTTTAGCACACTATCTGACTCTTCGCAGTCATAGGGACAGCTTCAAGAGCACGTGGACAAAAATAgttaaaatatatacatataagtctGAATACAAAAGAAACGTTTTGTCATGGAAGCATAAGACAATCGAGTCAAACCATTTCAGGTCTCCTATGTTAATTCCTTTTCCAGTAGGAGCAACGCCATGATCCTTGAGAATTGATGAAATATTTCCAAGGACACCCCGGTGAGATACCtacatgatatttttttactgTTTAGATAAAAGTGAGCAAAAATAAAACACATATCACATCTAGTAACCATTAATGATAATAATAGTTCTAAACACTAAGATGTTGTCGTTTTTGAAACAGTGGAGACCATTGGTACCCGAGAAGATGGAAGGATCAACTGGAAGAAGCCAGGGGGTAGGGGCTTGCTCGATGCCAAAATTCGACAAATCCACGCAGGAGAAGCAGCTGGATGAAGGCAATGAAGAAACCAAAGACTGAAAGCATGGGTTGATGATTACGCTGTTTCTGTTTTCCTGGCACAGGCTATGTCTGTTCAAGTGTTAAACCTGGGATGTCTTAGGGCAGTTTTTCTGTTTTAGATACCCTGTGTTTGTCGGGTGTTTTAGCACTCTTTTGTTAAGCTGGTGTTCCCAGCAGCTGTATCAAATCTCTTTTAAGCTTTGAGTAAAGCCGGGCTCTCAGAgccttttctctaaaaaaaaaggcatcatGTTCTAAAAATTGGTGAATCCTCTGAATTTTTGCAGAGCAAATTCTTTGCATCTATCTCTGCAGCAAATACAGGTCTAGTATAATTTATAGATGTGTTAATGCAGAAACAAATGATAAAAGGAGGAAATCCAAGCCGTTGGATTGAGATTCAATACATAGATAGTGTTTGACTTGAATAATTTGGTCCAAAATAACAATAGGACAAAACAAGGCAGATTGATCAGATatacttttcttttcctttccttgCTAGAAAAATGTTGTCAGGCCAGAAAAGCCAACCAATGTATATTACTGTCCCTTTCGCTGTAGGGGGCATCATGATGAAACAAACTTTATAAACTTTAGCAATTAACTGATGCAAGTATCCATAGCCTTCAAACAAGTTATACCCTTATATTGGTATTCAATATAGTTTGGCATAAGCATGAATTTGCACTCACGGTAATCCTTTGCAAAATGTACCACCAAAAATTCAGCTTTGGACGCCGAGACTATGGGACAAgggccatatttttttttaaatgaaaggAGTAAATCAAACAAAAGGGGTATTTATGCTATGACCTCAAAAAAATTTGTACCTCTGAATGAGTCTGGATATATTCATCAAGAGCTTCACCAGCTTCAGAAATCATAGAATTAAGCACCAATGCATTACGAAAAAACATTCGCATATCATCCTGCTGTTTACGTGCCTTGCTATTTTTACCACCTGTTAGTCCAGGCCCTTCTGTTTCTATGGAAATGATGGATCCCGTAATACGATCCTTGATAATATCAAACCCACTCAGGTTATGGTTGGTGTTTCTCTTAGAGGAAGCACATGTACGAATTTTCCGTTGAGCTGCAAGGAGCAAAATAGCTGCATGGACAAGCTTTCCCTCCTTAATGTAATTCCATAGTTCATCAAGAACATTATCTGTGTAGTCTGCAAGCAGTCTGGTCGTGTCCAAGAAGATCTTCTGCAAAGGCCATCAATGAATAACAGAATTAATTTCTTATCTCCTAGCATGTGTAATCAGTTGACTTCAAAATTATCAACAACCAGTGACGAATCAACAAACAAATTAGTAAACAATAACCTTTAACTGCACATAAACATGAGTcagtaaaaaaacacaaaccttcaccataaaaaaaacacacatgcCTGCTGACACGTCAACATGAATGCAAAACGAAATCACAAGACTACAGTTGTCTCCCACACAAATGGAAATACATAGATTGGATGTTCTGAAGTCCTCTTATAGCAGAAGTAGATATTTGGCATGAGCTCAACTACTTACTATTGTTATGTAAGCAAAGTAGTAATTGTAGCAAGAGATTTCAAACAAACCATCT
This window encodes:
- the LOC9266870 gene encoding uncharacterized protein isoform X1 translates to MPMQTLDKTNAVKAVHSEDNGERTDISESSDAVEWDPWDPPDPPRPPFPPTADFTSKVQLIKQYGFQVRAALAASRSTNIIAPDRTPQEVLFKFCQISSELGLILKRDSVRSFLRLYGENLDCMAWGLIITPQTFDFIVAHNALRCAKVVLEGKAPKLYEMRANPNCMSNYGYFPLHQAAETFSVDMIKLLLRYGASANLRTSGQKVIEGLLPLHVAIENTCMHKYLEDNLLTDQKHKQVDFDFIYKLVHLLCLPEMKIFLDTTRLLADYTDNVLDELWNYIKEGKLVHAAILLLAAQRKIRTCASSKRNTNHNLSGFDIIKDRITGSIISIETEGPGLTGGKNSKARKQQDDMRMFFRNALVLNSMISEAGEALDEYIQTHSEVSHRGVLGNISSILKDHGVAPTGKGINIGDLKCCPYDCEESDSVLKCKHEDSGMTKASGESPNRNVEAKNAVGNKLPSRQELEQTRNMFFPYWRSVLTSRFTVKLFPSYAPMDDCQPSLPKLYMAGGSGNKLKDKGSFPVDVGLLGKTPQLTSIHQSRRLFGTAAFTLLKMLKKRA
- the LOC9266870 gene encoding uncharacterized protein isoform X2, with amino-acid sequence MPMQTLDKTNAVKAVHSEDNGERTDISESSDAVEWDPWDPPDPPRPPFPPTADFTSKVQLIKQYGFQVRAALAASRSTNIIAPDRTPQEVLFKFCQISSELGLILKRDSVRSFLRLYGENLDCMAWGLIITPQTFDFIVAHNALRCAKVVLEGKAPKLYEMRANPNCMSNYGYFPLHQAAETFSVDMIKLLLRYGASANLRTSGQKVIEGLLPLHVAIENTCMHKYLEDNLLTDQKHKQVDFDFIYKLVHLLCLPEMKIFLDTTRLLADYTDNVLDELWNYIKEGKLVHAAILLLAAQRKIRTCASSKRNTNHNLSGFDIIKDRITGSIISIETEGPGLTGGKNSKARKQQDDMRMFFRNALVLNSMISEAGEALDEYIQTHSEVSHRGVLGNISSILKDHGVAPTGKGINIGDLKCCPYDCEESDSVLKCKHDSGMTKASGESPNRNVEAKNAVGNKLPSRQELEQTRNMFFPYWRSVLTSRFTVKLFPSYAPMDDCQPSLPKLYMAGGSGNKLKDKGSFPVDVGLLGKTPQLTSIHQSRRLFGTAAFTLLKMLKKRA